In Felis catus isolate Fca126 chromosome A3, F.catus_Fca126_mat1.0, whole genome shotgun sequence, a single genomic region encodes these proteins:
- the ECRG4 gene encoding augurin — translation MAASSARLTVLAMTALALLLLLCLGPGGVSGNKLKLMLQKQEAPASPKTKVAVDENKAKEFLNSLKRQKRQLWDRTRPEVQQWYQQFLYMGFDEAKFEDDVTYWLNRGRNGDDYYDSYQRHYDEDSAMSPYDSRHGPIGNYHDY, via the exons ATGGCCGCCTCCTCCGCGCGGCTCACTGTCCTGGCCATGACCGCGCTGGCGCTACTCCTGCTGCTGTGCCTGGGCCCAG GTGGCGTAAGTGGGAATAAACTCAAGCTGATGCTTCAAAAGCAGGAAG CACCTGCTTCACCTAAGACGAAAGTGGCGGTGGATGAGAACAAGGCCAAAGAATTCTTAAACAGCCTGAAGCGCCAGAAACGGCAGCTGTGGGACCGGACTCGGCCAGAGGTCCAGCAGTGGTACCAGCAGTTCCTCTATATGGGTTTCGATGAGGCG AAATTTGAAGATGACGTCACCTACTGGCTAAACAGAGGTCGGAATGGGGACGACTACTATGATTCCTACCAGCGTCACTATGACGAGGACTCTGCGATGAGCCCCTACGACTCCAGGCACGGACCCATCGGCAACTACCATGACTACTAA